Sequence from the Candidatus Deferrimicrobium borealis genome:
CTCGGCGGGGGTTTCGGATGGTTCTCGCGCAAACATGGGATGACGATCGATAATCTTCTGGCAGTGGATGTTATCACCGCCGACGGCCGTTTCGTGAGGGCCAACGGGCGGGAGAACACCGATCTGTTCTGGGCCTTGCGTGGGGGCGGCGGGAATTTCGGTATCGTCACCCGATTTGAATTCCGGCTTCACCCGCTCGGCCCCGGCGTGTTGAGCGGACTGGTCGTGTATCCCCTGAACGAGGCGGCCTCGGCACTCAAGCAGTACCGTCAGTTTGCCAAGGAACAAACCGATGAGACCACGGTCTGGGCGGTACTGCGCAAGGCCCCGCCGCTTCCGTTTCTTCCGCCGGAGGTGCATGGTACCGAGATCATCGCGTTTGCGCTCTTTCATGCCGGCGACCCGGAAGCCGGGCGAAAGGCGATCGAACCGGTGCGGCATTTCGGAAAGGCGCTCGGGGAACACATCGGCGTGCAGCCGTACCGGTCATGGCAACAAGCGTTTGATCCATTGCTGACCCCGGGCGCGCGCAACTATTGGAAGTCGCACAATTTCGCCGATCTGAGCGACGAAGCCATCCAGGTGGTCGTCAAGTACATCCGCAACCTCCCGTCGCCGCACTGCGAAATCTTTTTCGGTCAGATCGGCGGAGCTACAATGCGGCCTGCCGCCGACTCCGCGGCGTACCCCCACCGCAACGCTATGTATGTGTGCAACGTCCACGGTCGCTGGGATACCCCGGCGGAAGACCGGAAAGGCATGGAGTGGGCGCGGGGGTTCTTCCGCGACACGACGCCGCACGCCACGGGCGGGGTGTACGTCAATTTCCTCACCGACGACGAGCCGGACCGGGTCAAGGCGGCTTATGGTCCGAACTACCATAGGCTGGTGGAGATCAAGAAAAAATACGACCAGCAGAATCTGTTCCGAATCAATCAGAATATCCGTCCTGCGGTGTAAGGAGGTCTGGATTTAACGGAGGGTTGATACTGGAACATTTGGGGAGCCATGATGCGATTCTGATATGGAATTAGGGAAGGAGAGCGTTTCCTCCCAATAGTGCCCAGTTTCGTCCGGTATGGCGCGCCACTTTTCAACTACTTACGCTGATCGTCCTTTCCCCGAAACGACCGACTGTATAATTTTCGCCGCGGCCTGGTCGGGATGAGTATTGGGCGTGGTCGTACGTCGCGCCCCACGCGGGCGCGTGAAAAGGATGATTATCGCCCGATGGAGAAGATCTTTATTTCCGTGAACCGGAGGACTTCCCGGAGATGTACTTGAAGGTCGGGCAATCCTTCCGGAGCGTTTCGAGCGCCTCTTTGGAAAGATGCACCTCCTCGATGGATGCGGAAGAGGTCACGGTCGTCGTAATCCAGAACTTTCGCTCCTCGGGATCCTTCAGAAAGGGATTTGTCTGTGAAAGTGGTTGTTTTTTCATGGGTTTAATTATACCACCTTTCTGCTTTGCGCCTGATATCTCAATCGTATTTCTGGCGGAATGGCGGTCGAGAATTCCATAAAAGATCCTTGGATGAACTCATCCGATTGCCGCAATTCGTGGGAGATGCTACGCTCATTCGACTGCCGGAAAGGGAGGGCGAACCATGAGAACGACAGCGATAAAAATCACCCCCGAGGATTACATCCTCTCCGTCCTCACTCCGGAGGAACGTCTTGACGCGGCCTTCCGCGTGGCCGAGGCGGCCTTTAAAGGAACCAGCTTGACGATGAAGGACGTCGAGAACGCCGTCAAGACGATCCGGAGAAAAGCCTACGCGACAAAGAAATAAACTCGTCATCGACACGGGCGTACTGGTTTCCGCCTTCGCTTTCGGGGGGACACCGAGGGAAGCAGTTCGGAAGGCTGTCGCCAAAGACATGATCTTCGTATCTCCAGACCTTCTAAAGGAATACCGGGAGGTTCCCGCCGTCCTCGCGAAAAGGGGGAAGATCGACAATCGGCAGTTCATGGCTCTCATCGCAGGAATCGCGGCGGTCGTGGCGAATGCCGGTCTGGTTTATCCGAAAAAGCGCTTGGAGATTTGCCGTGACCCGAAAGACGACATGCTCCTGGAGTGCTGCCTGACGGCCAAGGCGGACCTTCTCGTTACCGGGGACCAGGACCTTCTTTCCATAAGCGATTTGCCTTTTGCAGTCGGAGTCGTCACGCCTGCGGACTACCTCGCCACGAAGAACAGAAAACGTTAAACCTCAACCGATGTCGCACCCATTTCC
This genomic interval carries:
- a CDS encoding FAD-binding oxidoreductase, translated to MTTVSIRRSDGNSVTLDSSAVESLKAELRGPLLFPGDDGYDASRTVWNAMIDRRPALAVHCAGVNDIKRAVDFARAHGLLTSVKGGGHNIAGSAVCDGGFLIDLSGMRSVRVDPEARVAHVEPGATLGDFDSEAQAFGLATPLGINSTTGVAGLTLGGGFGWFSRKHGMTIDNLLAVDVITADGRFVRANGRENTDLFWALRGGGGNFGIVTRFEFRLHPLGPGVLSGLVVYPLNEAASALKQYRQFAKEQTDETTVWAVLRKAPPLPFLPPEVHGTEIIAFALFHAGDPEAGRKAIEPVRHFGKALGEHIGVQPYRSWQQAFDPLLTPGARNYWKSHNFADLSDEAIQVVVKYIRNLPSPHCEIFFGQIGGATMRPAADSAAYPHRNAMYVCNVHGRWDTPAEDRKGMEWARGFFRDTTPHATGGVYVNFLTDDEPDRVKAAYGPNYHRLVEIKKKYDQQNLFRINQNIRPAV
- a CDS encoding putative toxin-antitoxin system toxin component, PIN family; translated protein: MVSAFAFGGTPREAVRKAVAKDMIFVSPDLLKEYREVPAVLAKRGKIDNRQFMALIAGIAAVVANAGLVYPKKRLEICRDPKDDMLLECCLTAKADLLVTGDQDLLSISDLPFAVGVVTPADYLATKNRKR